One Candidatus Bathyarchaeota archaeon DNA window includes the following coding sequences:
- a CDS encoding ABC transporter ATP-binding protein, with protein sequence MVGVVLKNVSKHFGDVKAVDDVNLDIKDKEFITLLGPSGCGKTTTLRLIAGLETLTRGDIYIGDRLVNDLPPKDRDIAMVFQSYALYPHMSVYDNIAFPLKIRKLPKDEIERKVNYAAELLGISRLLKRKPKELSGGERQRVALGRAIVRNPQVFLMDEPLSNLDAKLRVYMRAELIRLQKMLATTLIYVTHDQVEAMTMSNRIAIMNHGKLIQVAPPNIIYSNPADTFVAGFIGSPPMNFIDCSYMSKNGQAYLDAGTFQIDVTEYRDLIVKEAKGSELILGVRPEDVTVYRERPPGESVEAEVYATEPLGSEIIINLKVGDSIVKAKSTPEFKAEMGDRLYLTMNKDKMHIFDRATGKAVM encoded by the coding sequence TTGGTTGGTGTTGTTTTAAAGAATGTCTCTAAACATTTCGGTGACGTGAAGGCTGTCGACGATGTGAACCTAGATATTAAGGATAAGGAGTTTATAACTCTGCTTGGGCCTTCCGGATGTGGTAAGACGACGACCCTACGGTTGATAGCTGGATTGGAGACCTTGACAAGAGGCGATATATACATTGGTGATCGGTTGGTCAACGATCTCCCTCCTAAGGATAGAGATATAGCGATGGTTTTCCAGAGCTACGCTCTGTACCCACATATGAGCGTATATGATAACATAGCATTTCCCCTCAAGATTAGGAAGCTACCTAAGGATGAGATTGAAAGGAAGGTAAATTATGCAGCTGAGCTTCTCGGCATATCTAGACTTCTTAAACGTAAGCCTAAGGAGTTGAGTGGGGGTGAGAGGCAGAGGGTCGCCCTTGGCAGGGCTATAGTTAGGAACCCCCAAGTATTCCTTATGGACGAGCCTCTCAGCAACCTCGATGCGAAGCTACGTGTATACATGAGGGCTGAGCTGATAAGGCTACAGAAGATGCTGGCTACAACCCTCATCTATGTTACACACGACCAGGTTGAGGCGATGACGATGAGCAACAGAATAGCTATTATGAATCATGGTAAACTGATTCAGGTGGCTCCTCCAAACATAATATACAGCAACCCAGCAGACACATTCGTAGCAGGATTCATAGGAAGCCCACCGATGAACTTCATAGACTGCTCATATATGTCCAAGAACGGTCAAGCATATCTTGATGCAGGAACCTTCCAGATAGATGTGACAGAGTATAGAGACCTGATTGTGAAGGAGGCTAAGGGTTCGGAGTTGATTCTGGGCGTCAGACCTGAAGATGTCACCGTATATAGGGAGAGGCCTCCAGGTGAATCGGTTGAGGCTGAGGTCTACGCGACTGAGCCGCTGGGCTCAGAGATAATAATAAACCTGAAGGTAGGAGATTCAATAGTGAAAGCAAAGAGCACACCAGAATTCAAGGCTGAGATGGGTGACAGACTATACCTAACAATGAACAAGGATAAGATGCACATATTCGACAGAGCAACAGGAAAAGCAGTAATGTAA